AATTACGTAAAATGATGAATTTAAATGATATATTCTCCTGGCAGAATATTACTCAGGAGTTGACATCATATCAAATTGGTATTGTTGCTCCTTTATTCCTAAAGATTACTGATGAACAGATAGAAGAACAACTGAAACTGATGGAGAGTGATCAGGAAAACACTGCTATACTGGAACACAAACCTGAAATAGAGTATGATGATTTCATGAAAATGGAAATGCGGATAGTGAAAATATTAAAAGCTGAAAAGATAAAAAAGTCTAAGAAGCTTCTTAAACTTCAGGTTAAAATTGGTTCAGAAACTCGCGAGATAGTTTCAGGGATTTCCCAATATTATGCTCTGGAAGATTTGACAGGGAAAAAAGTATTGATGCTGATCAATCTTAAACCAAGAAATATAATGGGTATTTCTTCCCAGGGTATGATCCTGGCAGCAAGTGATGATAATAATAACCTCACACTTCTCACTCCTATGGCTGACATTGATGACGGTTCAGAAGTGAGTTGAAAGGAATAGATAATTAAGTAAAAAAAAAGAAGAGTCCGAGGACTCTTCTTTTTTATTTTATCTCAGTAAACTGAGTCTATTTCAAAAAATCACCTATAAGTTGTTTCAAAGTAGGCTTTCCAATCTCTTGAAGTTCGTATCCAACCTGAACAGCTGGATGCTTGATATTTATGATCCTTCTTAAATCTATTGGAGTACCAATAACTACAAGGTCACATTCAGTATCATTTATTGTGGTTTCCAGATCCTTGATCTGCTGGTCACCGTAACCCATTGCTGGGAGTAATTCACCAATCTCTGGATATTTAGCAAAAGTTGCGGCGATTTCACCTACTGCCCATGGTCTTGGATCAACTAAGTCTTCAGCACCATATTTCTCTGCTGCCACAATTCCTGCTCCATAAGTCATTTCACCATGAGTAAGAGTTGGTCCATCTTCTACTACGAGAACTTTCTTGCCTCTAATAAGTTCTGGTTTGTCAACTGTGACAGGACTTGCTGCATCTACTACGATGGCATTAGGATTTTGTTCTCTGATATTATCACGAACTATCTGTATGCCTTCTGGATCTGCAGAATCAATCTTATTGATAACTACAATGTCAGCAAGGTGAAGATTAGTTTCGCCAGGATAATAGCTCATTTCATCACCAGCTCTGTGAGGATCAGCAACAAGGATTTTCAATTCCTTATCTGATGTATAGAAGGGTGTGTCATTATTTCCACCATCCCATAAAATAATATCGGCTTCTTTTTCTGCTTCGCGAACTATCGCTTCATAATCCACGCCAGCATAGATAACTGATCCCATGGCGATATGAGGTTCATATTCTTCCATTTCTTCGATTGTGCATTTGTGCTTTTTAAGATCAGCAAGCTCAGCATAACGTTGTACTTTCTGAGCCACAAGGTCACCGTAAGGCATGGGATGACGAATAGAAACTACTTTCTTTCCCATTTCCTTAAGTACTCTCACTACTTCTCTGGTTGTCTGGCTCTTGCCACATCCTGTTCTTGTAGCACATATAGTGATGAGTGGTTTTGTAGTTTTCACACGGCTAAGTTTTGTTCCCATCATGATAAAATCTGCTCCAGCGGCATTTACCATAGCAGCATTGTGCATAACGCGTTCATAAGGAACATCACTATAGGCAAAAAGCACCTGATCGATATCATATTCTTTGATAAGATCTATAAGATCACTTTCAGGTTTGATTGGGATCCCTGCTGGATATAATTTACCTGCTAATTCAGCAGGATATTTCTTATCATCGATTCCCGGGATCTGGGTTGCTGTGAAGGCGATAACGTTATAGCTCTCGTTGTCACGGTAATAGAGATTGAAATTATGAAAATCTCTACCTGCTGCACCCATTATTAATACCTTTTTCTTCATCATACATCTCCTTATTTTGTTTTTATGATTACTTTGTGCCAACCTTAAAACCCCCTTTTTAAAGTCAAGTAATAAGATTACCAGTAATATACCCTATTAATTTCTTCAGTAAAATTTTAACCGTAACCAGAAATTGATATAACCATATCACAATTTATGCTACCTTATTTCCTTAACTATATAATATTATAATTATTAATTGGCTTCAACCTGATATTTGCCGGAACAATAAAGAATTATCTAACAAAATAATGTCAGTACGTGCTTGTTGTTCAACTATAGCTGCATTACCTATTAACAGTTGACACAAAGTTAGACATATAAAACTTCGACTCAAAGAAAAATATTATGGAGGTTTTTTATGAGCAATGGACAAACTCAAGCAGATAAGCAATTATCTGAAGAGCATTTAAAAGACAATCTGGCTCGGATCAAGCATAAGATAGTTGTCATCAGTGGAAAAGGCGGTGTGGGGAAGAGCACTGTTTCAGTAAATCTTGCCTACGGATTGGCATTACAGGGTAAGAAAGTTGGAATTCTGGATGTAGATATCCATGGTCCATCAATAGCTAAAATGCTGGGTATTGAGAATAAAAAACTGGAAGTCAGTGAAGACGGTGTAAGAGCAAAACCGATCAGAATAGTAAATAACCTATATGCTATCACCTTAGCCAGCATGCTGCAGAATCCTGATGATCCTGTGATTTGGAGAGGACCACTTAAAATAGGTGCTATTAAACAATTTTTATCTGATATAAACTGGCCTGATCTTGACTTTTTGATAGTGGATTGTCCTCCTGGAACAGGAGATGAACCACTTTCAGCAATTCAAACAATAGGTGCAATGGATGGTGCAATTATAGTGTCTACCCCTCAGGATGTGGCACTTTTGGATGCCAGAAAATCAATTCGCTTTGCTGAGATGCTCAAAGTGCCTGTACTGGGACTTATTGAGAATATGGCCTCTTTTAAATGTCCACATTGTGATGAAATGATCGATATTTTTGCTGGTACTGGTGTAAAGAAAGCAGCAGAAGATTTTAAGGTGAGAATATTGGGAAGTATCCCTATAGATCCTAATATAGTAGTTACAGGTGATGAAGGCAGACCATACATTTATGATTACGGGAAGCTGGATGCAGCTAAGGTCATGCAGGAAATCACTAAGAAAATATTAGAAATAATTAAATAATCATTATATGAGAAGTCTCATCAACTGGTGGGACTTTCTCTTCTTTTACCTGCCAGCATACCGCAGGCAGCATTAATATCCTGACCTCTACTATTCCGTAATGTTATTGGTACTGCAGATAATTTATACATAATATTCATAAAGTTATTTACTTCTTTTTCTGAGGGTTTATTCCAATCTAAACCAGGGATAGGATTCCAGGGTATTAGGTTTATCTTACTGGATATATCACCAGTGAATTTTCTCAATGCTTTCTGGTCTTTGATATCCATATTAAATCCCGGAATCAAAACATATTCAAAGGTGATCCTGAAATGACTGGTTTTAGTAAATTGCTGCAGAGCGGGCTTTAATTCTGATAAGGGATATTTAACATTTATCGGCATTATCTCAGATCTTTTATCATCTATAGCTGAATTTAATGAAACTGCCAATTTAACTTTTAATCCAGTCTCTGACAATTGCTTGATCCCAGGTATTATTCCGCAGGTGGATACCGTGATCCTTCTGGGACTAAGGGAAAAGCATTGATCATTTTGCAATATTCTGATTGCTTTAATTACGCTTTCCAGATTATCCAGAGGTTCGCCCATTCCCATGAAAACAATATTTGTAATTTTTGATTCACCTGCCAGCTGACGGGCAAGATATACCTGACCTGTTATTTCTTCCACACTTAGGTTTCGTATTAATCCTAAACGGCTGGTTGAACAAAATATACATCCTCGCTTGCAACCGGCTTGAGAAGATATGCATAGAGTGAGTTTATCTTCAGCAGGGATCAAAACCATTTCGATATAATTATCATCAATCAGTTTTAGAAGGTATTTTCGGGTACCATCATCAGAGTGAGAAATTTTATCTACAAAAGGAACATAAGTTGTGAAATGATCATTGAAAGTCTGGATCGTATTCTTTGCGAAATTGCTCATTTTAGTAAAATCAAGAATATTCTGTTGATATATCCAATTCATAAGCTGTTTTGATCTATATTTCTTTTCTCCCAGTTCAGAAATTGCGTCTTCCAATTCAGCCGGGAGTAATGACAAGATAGAAGTTTTAGGCATCAGTCTTGTTTTCTTCATTCTCCATATTGATCAGTTTTTTATATTGATCAAAAGTCAATATCTCCATATCTTCATCAGGAGGTTTCAAGTAGATCTGATCATTATAATAGTCATTTTTTACCACAACACACATTCTGCCATTGCGTTTTAGATGTTCACCAACCACTGGAAATTCTTCGATTTTCTTTAGATAAAAGTCTTCTTCATAATGAAGACAACAGAGCAATCTGCCACAGGGACCAGAAATCTTACTTAAATTACCTATTAGATTCTGATCTTTTGCCATTTGAATGCTTACCTGGTTGAATTTCTTCAGAAATGAAACACAGCAATATTGGCAGCCACACATTCCAAAGCCACCATATCGCTTTGCATCTTCTCTGCCAGAGGTTTGATGAAGCTCGATCCTGGTGCGAAATTCTGTTGCCAGCTCACGCACAAAGTCTCTAAAATCTACTCTGCCATCAGCAGAAAAAAAGAAGGTTAATTTATTACCGTCAAATTGATATACAGTATCCAGCAATTTCATTTCAAAGGGATACTTGGTCATCAATTTCAGGAATTTTGCTTGTGCTTCCTTTTCTTTTTCTTCTATGTGGTGGATTTGTTCAAGATCTTTATCAGTTGCTATTCTGGTAATGGGATTTATCTCATTATTTTTACTTCTCTCTTCAAGTTCCTGTCCAGTATAGGCACAATTAATTATTCTACCAATATCTTCTCCGCGTTCAACGCGACAAATCACTCGCTGATCTGGTTCTAATTCCAGATTCAATTTATTCTCAAAATATCCTGTCCGTTGAGACCGGAAAATTATTTCCACAAACTCCTGCATCAATATCTCCGATAACTCTCTTTAATAAAAGAGGTTATATTATTTTATTATTATTGTCAGACTCCAGATGTTCCAGTTTCATGTAAAGCTCTTTTTCTGACTCGCTCAAACTTAATCCTCGGCGCTGCTTAACCATTGAGACTGTTTCAAAAAATTTGTCCTTCTGGTAGCCATATAATTTACCAGATTCTCCCCAACGGAGATTAGGAATAAAATCTTTTACCATTGTTTCTCCATAAATATTGCAGCCAAAACCAATGACCGAACCAGAATTTATCGTACTATTTATTCCGATCTTGCAATGATCACCTATCAGGCACCCCAGGAAGTGCATACCAGTTTCAATCTTTTCTTCATGATGAATGCTATGTACTTTTATTGGTTTATAATTATTTTTAAGATCACTATTGCTGGTGCCAGCCCCCAAATTTACCCATTCTCCCAGGTAACTGTGCCCCAGAAATCCGCTATGCTGTTTATTTGTAAATCCCTGGATGATACAACCTTCAACTTCACCCCCGATTTTACAAACTGGACCAATAGAAGTGTTCTCATAGATAGTAGCTCCCGCTTTGATAATGCTTTTTTTACCGATATATACTGGCCCTGTTATTACAGCATTAGGCATTATTAAGCTACCTTCATCGATTACTACAGGTCCTTCTGAACCATCTATCACAACTCCTGGCTTAATAGTTACTCCTTCACCAATCCAGACGTTATAGGGATTTAATATTGTTACACCTATTTCCGTTTCAAAATTATTATCTTTGTCATTGAAAACCATTTCAAAGTCTTGACTGATGTATTTACCATTTTCAGCGATAAGATTCCATAACCAGTTCCAAAGCAGATCATCTTCCAGTTTTTCTTCTCTCATCCCAATCAGTAATGATTCCACCTGATCAGCAGCAAGAGATTGTTCATCAACTTCCAACCTGGCAGCTACAAGCTCTCCCTGACTACTTAGATAATGATCAAGAGGTAGACTCAATATTTTCTTTGCCAGTTCCTGATTTATTTTTGTGCGCGTATTCACCAGTAAGATATCATCTTCAGGTAACTGATTAATAAACCAGTCTTGATGCCGTTCATGGTAAATATCCCTAAGATAATCTCCTACAATCAGATAATTATCTGTGTTATCAAGAAAAAGATTCAATCTCTGTCGTAGTTTCAGAATACCTACACGCAGATCAGAAGTTGAACGTGTATAGGTTAAGGGGAAAAAATGCCTGTAACTCACATCATCAAATAGAACTATTTTCATGGTACCTCCGCTTACCGGAATCTGATGATTTCCGGTTGCACATTTGAGAATTGGGGCATTACTACTCCAATATCAGCGTTAATATAAGTAGGATCACATACAAGATATTCTGTGTCATTATAGGTGATTTTATCTCCTTCAATATCAAAGTTCATCTGGACGGCTGTGGCTATGTGACCAGGATAATCTAATCCAATTACCTCAAGACCCAGAAATTCTTCAACCAGATACGAAAATAGAAATGATCTATCTTCACAATCACAGTACTCATAATAAAAAGTTTCCTCTGGAAAAAGACTGTTCTCTTCACCAAATTGTGCATCATCGGTTTGATATTTAAATGCTTTCTGTACAAACCTTAAGAGGATATTTAAAGCTTCGGCTTCAGAGCGTCCTTCAAGTATGGGCTCCAATCCTTCTTTTAAAGATTGCTTCAACATAGGAGATATTTCTGATTTGAAATAAACAGATAGATCAGTAGCAGGATATTCTGCGAGAAATTCTACCAGGATTTTATTCTGTTTAACAGGTATTGTCCAGGTATTATCTCCATATGAAAAGCTCAATTTACGCTCAACAACCACCTCATCAAGGTAAGGGGTAGATGAGATATTCAGGTCTATCAGGTCGTCGGAATCGGGATATTTCCCATCATAGGTATATATTGAGACTGGCTTAATTTCATCACCTTTTAGATCAACAGAATAATAGTCTCTTCCTTCAAGTGCAAGATGCGGTTCACCATAAATCGTATTTTCAGTTGCCAGCATCAGGTATATATTATCTTCACTATATCCTACTTTGCAATCATAGCCATTTTTTGTAAGTATAAACCAGGTGAACAAGTTTGACATATTGGTATTCTGATAGATTTCTTCTCCGGTTTGATAGATCAATTGGCTATAAGCCCAGTCATTGAGTTTGAATCTTTCCTTCATCTTTTGCAGATCACTTATTATTAACTCATAATCAGTATTGCTGATCTTACCCCAAAAATCTGCTATAGTAGAAGCATTACATTTATCAATGTTAATAATGCTCATATTACTATTATAATTGAGATTAAAGATAAGACCCCAGAATGAGAGGCGTAAAGATTCTGTACCTTTTGAGACTGCATACATTAATTGTTCACGTTGAACATCCTCCAGAATTTCAGTTACTAATGGTAATTCAGATTCAATATTTTCATCTCCCACTTCCACAATTTCTCCAGCAGTAAGATCAGGACATTGATGACCCACAGGATTAGGAATATCTACGGGTTTAGGGATGGAATCTCTCTCTACAGGTATATCGATATCATACATCTCCCAGCCTTTTTCTAGAAATTCCGAAAAGTTCTTGTCCATCTGGCTTTTCCAGTTTGAATATTCCTGATTCTGATTCTTAAGCCACTCGTCAAATTCACTTTGAGAATAAATCTGTAAAATTATGATTAATAAAATAAATATTAATAATTTTTTCATATTTTCTCCTTATAATTTCCACTTGTAGAGTGAGAAAAAACCTCCAAAAGCAACTATGATCATATATACAGGTTGAATTATCATCCAGAGAGGATAGCTCAACCAAATTTTATTTTCTGCTTTTATGCGATGAAATACATTTTTTATGAAACTCATTTCGATTAATAATCTGACAATAAGCAACCACATACCAAACTGCCAATTCATCATCATTATTATCCAGGGTGAAAAAGTGATCACAATTACACTAATAAGATAAATAAAAAACTCAGGATTCAAATTTATTTGTAATCCTGTATTTGATGCCCAACGCATACGCTGGTTAAGAAATTGACTCCAGTTGTTTATCGATGTTGTTGACATAAAACTCGCAGCAGAACGATTAAATGTGACTTTCAGGCTAGCTTTTCTAAATAATTGCATCAGATTAACATCATCTCCTGATACCAAATGCATGATCTGCTGATACCCTCCCACTTTTTCCCAACTTGATTTTCGATAGCCAAGATTTTGAGCTGAACAGGAAAAATACTTACCAGAAAGGATCAATCCTCCCGCTACTGCATACATTGCCATGAAATCAAAATACTCATACCATTGAACACTTCCATATTTATTACATTCATTGCATTCTATCCGTGATAATCCAGCCACCATATCTATATCTGATTCAAAGCAGGATACCATTGATAAAATCCAATTCCTGCCAGGTCTGCAATCTGCATCTGTGATCAGGATGATATCCCCTGAAGCATAATCAACACCTTGCTGCAACGCATTCTTTTTCCCAGGATGTTCTGCAGTTATCCTGTCTATTTCAATTATCTTCAGATTATCCCAGCTGCCAGAATATTGCCTGATTAAATCACCCGTACCATCCTCTGAACCATCATCAGCAATTACTACTTCATAAAGATCTTCTGGATAATTCTGATTACGCAATCGCATTATCAATTCTCTGATGTTTTCTGATTCATTTCTGGCTGAGATAACAACAGAAACTTTTTCTCTGCCAGCCATCAATTCTTTTCTCGGCTGACTGTAACCTTTCCAGCTCAGTATCAAATAATAGTAATAGATCAAGCTTCCACATGCTGTGAATAATAATAGTAAGTTCCAAAGCATTTATTCAGGTATGTCCTGAGCATCTTCAGATGACTCAATATGCCACAAATCCATCAGATTTCGCTCTTCAACTGCCAGGCTGTCAACCAGCATACTATCAGATTCCATCCAGTACAGAAGACTGTCAGGGATTTCTACTACTTTCTGATCTCGATATACTACTGCTCCGCGCAGATCAGGTCTTCGGGGCAGACTCTCCTTTTGCCAGAGCTGATTTGATGGCCAGGGATGTCCCTTACCTCCCAGATAATAAAATACGCTGTCAATTATGCTCTCTGCAAATACCACTGGTTTAAAGTGGTAACGAATACTGTCACCATAAACGTAGTTAACTGCTGTGCTGTCTTCTAATGGAATTATATTTCCCAGACTGTCCAGACCAGCAATTTTATTTCTGATAATGAAAAGGCTGTCAACCCAGTTTGGAGCAAGATAGGCTTCACCATTTAGATAATATACCAGCGAATCAAATTCTGCCCTTATTGCTAAGGGTCTCCAATAATTGATAGAATCACGTAAAACAGGATTTAGATTTTTTACCAGATAACGAGTGGAATCAGGATAATCAAAAGGTTTACCACCCAGATCAAATACTACAGAATCTTTGTAATTTTCACGATATATAGTTGGCAGAAAATTATAATTCAATGAATCAGATAGCGCATTAGGCTCTGTACCAGCAATAAAATACTCATCAATTGTTTCTTCATAGCGATTTGCAGGTAATAACCCGGTTTCTTTAGAAATGGTTTTAGTGATAATATTATCTGGTTTATCAAATTCATAGCGAGAGCCGTCAACGATAGGTTTGCCTTGATTATTAAGAGGTGAATCAAGTTCAATAGCCTTTTTCATGATGTAAGGCCAGGCGGGTAAGGCGGCTGTGGCTCCACTCTGGCTTTTACCCAACGATTCATTATTATCAAAACCTACCCAGATACCAGTAACCAGCTTTCGATTATAACCAATAAACCAGGCATCTCGAAAGTCATCTGTTGTTCCTGTTTTTGCTCCTGCTGTCCATTTATATCCCCGCCAACGTATTCCCACTCCAGTGCCATCTTCAGTTACGCTTTGCATCAAATTCGTCATCAGCCAGGCTACCTGTTCATTTACAACTTTGATCCGCTCTGGTTCATTACTAATTATTAGATTACCTTCACTATCCTCTATCCTGCGGATAAAAATGGGTTTCACCCGATAGCCGTTATTGGGAAATGTAGTATATGCACTTATCAATTCATAAGGATATACGACATTTGTACCTATAGCCATGGAATATACTGCCCAGATTGGAGTAGAAATCCCAAAACGACGGGCATATTGTTTCACTTTTTGAGGCGTAAGGTCATAAAGCATCTTGATAGCCCAGATATTCCTTGATTTCCTTAAGGCATCACGCATGCGCAGATAGCCAAACGTCTCTCTGGAATAATTATGTGGCTGCCAGAAAATACTGTCTCTTTCAATAAAACAGACCGGCTCATCTTGGATTACACTAGCTGGAGTATAACCATTATCCAATGCTGTGGTGTACATTATAGGTTTAAAAGCAGATCCCGGTTGTCTGTTTGACTGCATCATCCTGTTCAGCTTGCTGTGATTAAAATTCCTGCCTCCAACTAATACTCTCACATATCCAGTTTCCGGCTCTATCGAAAATACTCCACCCTGCACGTAATTTGTGACTATATTAACTGTGTCAGCAGGTAAATCAGTATATTTGACTTCGTAATCGTTTTTATTCTCAAACTTGATCAATTCTCTATTAAGCAGACTATCAGCATATTCCTGCAAATCAGCATCAAGGGTGGTATATATCTTTAGCCCTCCTCCAAAAAGTGTATGAGTACCGTATTTACGCTCCAGAATTGGTCTGATATATTCAATAAAATAATCTTTGGCTGTTCCCATTGATTCCGCTTTAACCAAGTGTATAGAATCTTCCTTAGCTTCATAATATTGCAATGTACTGATCACTTTTTCATCTTTTAATCTATTCAGAACCAGATTTTTACGCCATAATGATCTATCCGGATGATATTTGGGTGAATAGGCATTGGGCAATTGGATTAATCCGATCAGTGTAGATGCTTCAGATATAGTCAGAAATTTGGCAGTCTTTCCAAAAAATTTCATACTCGCCGCTTCTATCC
Above is a window of Candidatus Stygibacter australis DNA encoding:
- the ricT gene encoding regulatory iron-sulfur-containing complex subunit RicT, which translates into the protein MQEFVEIIFRSQRTGYFENKLNLELEPDQRVICRVERGEDIGRIINCAYTGQELEERSKNNEINPITRIATDKDLEQIHHIEEKEKEAQAKFLKLMTKYPFEMKLLDTVYQFDGNKLTFFFSADGRVDFRDFVRELATEFRTRIELHQTSGREDAKRYGGFGMCGCQYCCVSFLKKFNQVSIQMAKDQNLIGNLSKISGPCGRLLCCLHYEEDFYLKKIEEFPVVGEHLKRNGRMCVVVKNDYYNDQIYLKPPDEDMEILTFDQYKKLINMENEENKTDA
- a CDS encoding Mrp/NBP35 family ATP-binding protein, with product MSNGQTQADKQLSEEHLKDNLARIKHKIVVISGKGGVGKSTVSVNLAYGLALQGKKVGILDVDIHGPSIAKMLGIENKKLEVSEDGVRAKPIRIVNNLYAITLASMLQNPDDPVIWRGPLKIGAIKQFLSDINWPDLDFLIVDCPPGTGDEPLSAIQTIGAMDGAIIVSTPQDVALLDARKSIRFAEMLKVPVLGLIENMASFKCPHCDEMIDIFAGTGVKKAAEDFKVRILGSIPIDPNIVVTGDEGRPYIYDYGKLDAAKVMQEITKKILEIIK
- a CDS encoding putative sugar nucleotidyl transferase — encoded protein: MKIVLFDDVSYRHFFPLTYTRSTSDLRVGILKLRQRLNLFLDNTDNYLIVGDYLRDIYHERHQDWFINQLPEDDILLVNTRTKINQELAKKILSLPLDHYLSSQGELVAARLEVDEQSLAADQVESLLIGMREEKLEDDLLWNWLWNLIAENGKYISQDFEMVFNDKDNNFETEIGVTILNPYNVWIGEGVTIKPGVVIDGSEGPVVIDEGSLIMPNAVITGPVYIGKKSIIKAGATIYENTSIGPVCKIGGEVEGCIIQGFTNKQHSGFLGHSYLGEWVNLGAGTSNSDLKNNYKPIKVHSIHHEEKIETGMHFLGCLIGDHCKIGINSTINSGSVIGFGCNIYGETMVKDFIPNLRWGESGKLYGYQKDKFFETVSMVKQRRGLSLSESEKELYMKLEHLESDNNNKII
- a CDS encoding glycosyltransferase; protein product: MLWNLLLLFTACGSLIYYYYLILSWKGYSQPRKELMAGREKVSVVISARNESENIRELIMRLRNQNYPEDLYEVVIADDGSEDGTGDLIRQYSGSWDNLKIIEIDRITAEHPGKKNALQQGVDYASGDIILITDADCRPGRNWILSMVSCFESDIDMVAGLSRIECNECNKYGSVQWYEYFDFMAMYAVAGGLILSGKYFSCSAQNLGYRKSSWEKVGGYQQIMHLVSGDDVNLMQLFRKASLKVTFNRSAASFMSTTSINNWSQFLNQRMRWASNTGLQINLNPEFFIYLISVIVITFSPWIIMMMNWQFGMWLLIVRLLIEMSFIKNVFHRIKAENKIWLSYPLWMIIQPVYMIIVAFGGFFSLYKWKL
- the rlmN gene encoding 23S rRNA (adenine(2503)-C(2))-methyltransferase RlmN codes for the protein MKKTRLMPKTSILSLLPAELEDAISELGEKKYRSKQLMNWIYQQNILDFTKMSNFAKNTIQTFNDHFTTYVPFVDKISHSDDGTRKYLLKLIDDNYIEMVLIPAEDKLTLCISSQAGCKRGCIFCSTSRLGLIRNLSVEEITGQVYLARQLAGESKITNIVFMGMGEPLDNLESVIKAIRILQNDQCFSLSPRRITVSTCGIIPGIKQLSETGLKVKLAVSLNSAIDDKRSEIMPINVKYPLSELKPALQQFTKTSHFRITFEYVLIPGFNMDIKDQKALRKFTGDISSKINLIPWNPIPGLDWNKPSEKEVNNFMNIMYKLSAVPITLRNSRGQDINAACGMLAGKRRESPTS
- a CDS encoding PBP1A family penicillin-binding protein, whose protein sequence is MMRYLYFFLCLIVLVAGIVTGIFYYYSKELPPLSELHQYDMKVGSDVYDLHDNLIHTFAFEQRTLTNVTELPDHVKDILICIEDKNFNNHWGMDLMGFIRSMLINIKTRSFSQGASTITQQLARNLFLSLDKTIPRKIKELMLAVLIERNYSKEEILEIYLNKVPFGTGTYGIEAASMKFFGKTAKFLTISEASTLIGLIQLPNAYSPKYHPDRSLWRKNLVLNRLKDEKVISTLQYYEAKEDSIHLVKAESMGTAKDYFIEYIRPILERKYGTHTLFGGGLKIYTTLDADLQEYADSLLNRELIKFENKNDYEVKYTDLPADTVNIVTNYVQGGVFSIEPETGYVRVLVGGRNFNHSKLNRMMQSNRQPGSAFKPIMYTTALDNGYTPASVIQDEPVCFIERDSIFWQPHNYSRETFGYLRMRDALRKSRNIWAIKMLYDLTPQKVKQYARRFGISTPIWAVYSMAIGTNVVYPYELISAYTTFPNNGYRVKPIFIRRIEDSEGNLIISNEPERIKVVNEQVAWLMTNLMQSVTEDGTGVGIRWRGYKWTAGAKTGTTDDFRDAWFIGYNRKLVTGIWVGFDNNESLGKSQSGATAALPAWPYIMKKAIELDSPLNNQGKPIVDGSRYEFDKPDNIITKTISKETGLLPANRYEETIDEYFIAGTEPNALSDSLNYNFLPTIYRENYKDSVVFDLGGKPFDYPDSTRYLVKNLNPVLRDSINYWRPLAIRAEFDSLVYYLNGEAYLAPNWVDSLFIIRNKIAGLDSLGNIIPLEDSTAVNYVYGDSIRYHFKPVVFAESIIDSVFYYLGGKGHPWPSNQLWQKESLPRRPDLRGAVVYRDQKVVEIPDSLLYWMESDSMLVDSLAVEERNLMDLWHIESSEDAQDIPE
- a CDS encoding cyclic 2,3-diphosphoglycerate synthase, which codes for MMKKKVLIMGAAGRDFHNFNLYYRDNESYNVIAFTATQIPGIDDKKYPAELAGKLYPAGIPIKPESDLIDLIKEYDIDQVLFAYSDVPYERVMHNAAMVNAAGADFIMMGTKLSRVKTTKPLITICATRTGCGKSQTTREVVRVLKEMGKKVVSIRHPMPYGDLVAQKVQRYAELADLKKHKCTIEEMEEYEPHIAMGSVIYAGVDYEAIVREAEKEADIILWDGGNNDTPFYTSDKELKILVADPHRAGDEMSYYPGETNLHLADIVVINKIDSADPEGIQIVRDNIREQNPNAIVVDAASPVTVDKPELIRGKKVLVVEDGPTLTHGEMTYGAGIVAAEKYGAEDLVDPRPWAVGEIAATFAKYPEIGELLPAMGYGDQQIKDLETTINDTECDLVVIGTPIDLRRIINIKHPAVQVGYELQEIGKPTLKQLIGDFLK